In Phragmites australis chromosome 16, lpPhrAust1.1, whole genome shotgun sequence, one DNA window encodes the following:
- the LOC133895228 gene encoding uncharacterized protein LOC133895228 — protein sequence MDIEGNAIDGLQGPTALPSKRLLLSILDKLQKKDTYGTFADPVDTEKISKYHVTIKHPMNFETIRKKLDGGEYANLEQFEADVLLVISNAMCYNEPADTVYYRQAQAFEELAKRNFKDLREHGDVVESESEVEPISKPRRGRPPKKNTVKPEAAAQASTEAPPGSAGNGRRLPSLRPNHGWKGNKHKSSNADAPRASCRHERGEAYSAQTSDGLAKTKAWPHVKDGSRRSTYYQEQPSVPTPQPPLPAWNCGTSNHLVALHQQGHSYAHSLARFAKDLGPIVWDMAVSRIEQVLPPGTNFGRGWVEDVGSPASIVLPTLNMATSVAPRHPSQPQPPPAASASTSASAGAMLQQFNDSPAALGSWLGPSPQASVDSVNGFNVAQLQRFLGSSAPNLPGFY from the exons ATGGACATTGAAGGAAATGCAATAGATGGACTCCAAG GGCCCACAGCTTTACCTAGCAAAAGGTTGTTGCTATCAATCCTAGATAAGCTGCAAAA GAAGGATACCTATGGCACCTTTGCGGATCCTGTTGATACAGAAAAG ATCTCAAAATACCATGTTACTATCAAGCATCCAATGAATTTTGAGACTATCCGGAAGAAGCTTGACGGGGGAGAGTATGCAAACTTGGAGCAATTTGAG GCGGATGTGCTGTTAGTAATCTCAAATGCTATGTGCTACAATGAACCTGCAGATACAGTGTACTACCGCCAG GCCCAAGCTTTTGAAGAGCTCGCTAAAAGGAACTTCAAGGATCTTAGAGAACATGGTGATGTCGTTGAATCCGAATCAGAAGTGGAACCAATATCAAAGCCACGCAGGGGCAGGCCACCAAAGAAGAACACTGTCAAACCAGAAGCTGCTGCTCAGGCTTCTACGGAGGCACCACCTGGTAGTGCTGGAAATGGTCGACGATTACCGAGCTTAAGACCCAACCATGGATGGAAAGGAAACAAGCACAAGTCAAGTAATGCAGATGCACCAAGAGCTTCTTGTCGACACGAGAGAGGTGAGGCGTACTCAG CTCAAACGAGTGATGGATTAGCAAAAACCAAGGCATGGCCACATGTGAAAGATGGAAGTAGGAGGAGCACATACTATCAAGAACAACCATCTGTTCCTACACCCCAGCCGCCACTGCCAGCTTGGAACTGTGGAACAAGCAACCACCTG GTTGCACTCCATCAGCAGGGGCACTCCTACGCCCACAGCCTCGCTCGTTTCGCTAAAGACCTTGGTCCAATCGTTTGGGACATGGCGGTGAGCCGGATCGAGCAGGTGCTCCCTCCGGGGACCAACTTTGGCCGTGGTTGGgttgaagatgttggctcgccgGCGTCCATCGTGTTGCCAACGCTCAACATGGCTACTTCTGTTGCCCCAAGGCACCCGTCACAGCCCCAGCCACCACCAGCAGCGAGTGCTTCTACTTCTGCTTCTGCAGGCGCCATGCTGCAGCAGTTCAACGACTCGCCTGCAGCATTAGGGTCCTGGCTTGGACCATCACCGCAGGCTTCAGTAGATAGTGTCAACGGTTTCAATGTTGCTCAACTGCAGAGGTTTCTTGGATCATCCGCGCCTAATTTGCCCGGCTTTTATTAG